In a single window of the Elaeis guineensis isolate ETL-2024a chromosome 4, EG11, whole genome shotgun sequence genome:
- the LOC105043947 gene encoding uncharacterized protein, giving the protein METPSSTRRITRSQASAASQKKKEEDALSRSRNGERPALLDITNDSPIVGLATGSLVEKTPSSSAVKNRVRAKRTPGSGEALLRGQVKTLLQKVEEEAVLVNKLPSGHSTFLLGLPNSPALLLAPTPANTPYIPNMSALEEGALIDAKMPCVTEDITNPQQAAASLKQDKSLHAQECLINRALLFDDSPGKSEMSSDASTISSSLTYQGSESGYVEKSPEDDNSSIWSLQVNASIQEDDEDVAEDVEEFYHEEAEDEVDEEEDELLNDLCAGLSKMSVQDKVGLPEFTGKRTRFIYNSDDEIVGEEVVAHEKKAVSPSALVLKGLPAPEGKHLRFPEEEEDEV; this is encoded by the exons ATGGAAACCCCATCATCCACGAGAAGGATCACAAGATCTCAGGCCTCTGCTGCCTCTC agaagaaaaaggaagaagatgccCTTTCAAGATCAAGAAACGGTGAGCGTCCGGCGCTGCTTGATATCACGAACGATTCTCCTATCGTAGGACTTGCAACGGGAAGCCTGGTCGAGAAGACTCCTTCGTCTTCGGCGGTCAAGAACCGCGTTCGAGCCAAACGGACTCCTGGATCAGGCGAGGCGTTGCTCAGGGGCCAGGTGAAGACGCTCCTGCAGAAGGTGGAGGAAGAAGCTGTGCTTGTCAATAAGCTTCCTTCGGGGCATTCGACATTCCTCTTAGGCCTTCCGAATTCACCAGCGCTGCTTCTTGCTCCCACGCCAGCCAACACACCTTACATCCCTAACATGTCAGCGTTGGAAGAAGGTGCTCTGATCGATGCTAAGATGCCTTGTGTTACTGAAGATATTACAAATCCTCAGCAG GCTGCTGCATCTCTGAAACAAGACAAATCTCTCCATGCTCAAGAATGTCTGATAAACCGAGCACTGCTATTTGATGACTCTCCTGGGAAATCAGAAATGTCTTCTGATGCCTCAACAATCTCTTCATCTCTGACTTACCAAGGGAGTGAAAGCGGCTACGTAGAGAAATCCCCTGAAGATGACAACTCCTCTATCTGGTCCCTTCAAGTCAATGCAAGTATCCAagaggatgatgaagatgttgCTGAAGATGTAGAAGAATTCTATCATGAGGAAGCTGAAGATGAAGTGGacgaagaagaagatgagcttTTGAACGATTTGTGTGCAGGTCTGAGCAAGATGTCAGTACAGGATAAGGTGGGATTGCCCGAGTTCACCGGGAAGCGCACGCGTTTCATCTACAACAGCGATGACGAGATTGTAGGTGAAGAGGTAGTTGCTCATGAGAAGAAGGCTGTTTCACCAAGCGCGTTGGTATTGAAGGGACTGCCCGCACCTGAGGGGAAGCACCTGCGCTTcccagaggaagaagaagatgaagtttGA
- the LOC105043948 gene encoding probable xyloglucan endotransglucosylase/hydrolase protein 30 — protein MAISRFLTALVFFLGATTVTVSGFNVTTRAFDEGYSHLFGEGNLVRSPDGRTVRLVLNRYSGAGFISSDLYYHGFFSASIKLPSDYTAGIVVAFYTSNGDIFPKTHDELDFEFLGSVRGERWRIQTNVYGNGSTNRGREERYILPFDPTKDAHRYSILWTATHIIFYIDNTPIREVARSDAMGGDFPSKPMSLYATIWDGSTWATSGGKYKVKYKYAPFIAEFSDLVLHGCRVDPIQQVPSTEHCMEANDELMAADFAIMTPRKRAAMRRFRERYMTYSVCYDTLRYSDTLPDCNIIPSEQGRFSESGHTKSPPRRRRSRRQNRMPSAADTMSQPIV, from the exons ATGGCGATTTCAAGGTTCTTGACGGCGCTGGTCTTCTTTCTTGGCGCGACGACGGTGACGGTATCCGGCTTCAACGTGACGACGCGCGCCTTCGACGAGGGGTATTCCCACCTGTTCGGGGAGGGCAACCTCGTCCGTTCCCCTGACGGCAGGACCGTCCGCCTTGTCCTCAACCGTTATTCCG GTGCGGGTTTTATATCGTCCGACCTGTATTACCACGGCTTCTTTAGCGCCTCGATCAAGCTGCCGTCAGATTACACAGCGGGAATCGTCGTCGCCTTCTAC ACATCTAATGGGGATATTTTTCCAAAGACACACGACGAGCTGGACTTTGAGTTTTTAGGAAGCGTTAGAGGCGAGAGGTGGAGAATCCAAACCAATGTCTATGGCAATGGCAGCACCAACCGAGGCCGAGAGGAACGCTACATTCTCCCCTTTGACCCCACCAAGGACGCCCACCGCTACTCCATCCTTTGGACCGCCACCCACATCAT CTTCTACATTGACAACACACCTATAAGAGAGGTTGCCCGCAGCGACGCCATGGGTGGCGATTTCCCATCCAAGCCCATGTCCCTCTATGCCACCATATGGGACGGCTCTACATGGGCCACCTCCGGTGGCAAGTACAAAGTCAAGTACAAATACGCCCCCTTCATAGCAGAATTCTCCGACCTGGTCCTCCATGGCTGCCGCGTCGATCCCATCCAACAAGTGCCGTCCACCGAGCATTGCATGGAGGCCAACGATGAGCTCATGGCCGCCGATTTCGCCATCATGACACCGCGAAAGCGTGCGGCCATGCGCCGGTTTCGTGAGCGTTACATGACCTATTCAGTCTGCTACGACACACTTCGGTATTCCGACACCTTACCGGACTGCAACATCATCCCCTCGGAGCAGGGGAGGTTTTCGGAATCCGGCCACACCAAGTCCCCACCCCGCAGACGCCGGTCCAGGCGCCAGAACCGGATGCCAAGTGCTGCTGACACCATGAGTCAGCCAATTGTCTAA